GGCATCCCGGACTCGACCGTGCTCCAGGACGGCGACATCGTGAACCTCGACGTCACCGCGTTCATCCACGGGGTGCACGGCGACCTCAACGCGACCTACCTGGTCGGCGATGTCGACGAGGAGTCGAAGCTGCTGGTGGAGCGCACCAGGGAGGCCACCCGGCGCGGCATCGCGGCGGTGCGGCCCGGACGGCAGATCAACGTCATCGGCCGGGTCATCGAGTCCTACGCCAAGCGCTTCGGCTACGGCGTGGTGCGGGACTTCACCGGGCACGGGATCAACACGTCGTTCCACTCCGGCCTGATCGTGCCGCACTACGACAGCCCGCACGCGACCACGGTGATCAAGCCGGGGATGACCTTCACCATCGAGCCGATGCTGACCCTCGGCACCTACCAGCACGACATCTGGGCCGACGGTTGGACCGTGGTCACCAAGGACCGCAAGCGGACCGCCCAGTTCGAGCACACGATGGTGGTCACCGAGACCGGCACCGAGATCCTGACCCTGCCCTGACGCCCACCGCCCGGACGTCCGCTAGCCGATGAACCAGTGCTCGCCGACCGACACCGCGCCGACCGCGGTGCACGCGTCGGCGAGCAGGTCCAGCACCCGCAGCGGGTCCGGCAGCTGCTGCTCCGGGCCGCGCACCCAGGTCACCGACGAGCCGTCGGTCAGCCGGGACGGCGGCACCAGCACGTAGCTGCCCCGGGTGTGCCAGCGGATGCCGGGGTGCTCGGTCAGGTTCTCCGGGTCGGTGTCCAGCTCGGAGGTCCACCACTCGTCCTCGTCCAGGCTGGACCGGGTCGTGGTGAAGAAGAGGTACCGGTCCTCGCCGACGGCGGCGACCGGCCCGGGTACCACCCCGAGCTCGTCCATCCGCTCCAGCGCCAGCCGGCCGGCCTCAGCCGGGACGTCCAGCACGTCGTGGGCGCGGCCGGTGGCGGTGACCGCGTTGGCCAGCGGGTCGCGCGACAGCCAGCGGGCGACCTGCTCGGCGTCGACGGTGGCCATCGACTGCCAGGCGAAGGACAGCGGGTGCTGCGCCGGGGCGGGACAGCCCATCCGGTCGCAGGAACATCGGTAGTCGACCGGGTGCGCGGCCGGGGCGACCGGGAACCCAGCCCGGGTCACGGCGAGGAGTCCCTCCAGCCGCGAGGCGCGCTGCTCCGCGTCGGCCGTGGCGACCGTCTCGGCGTCCGTGCCGGACCGTCTGCGCCACCAGTTGCTCAGCCTGCCCGCGGATTCCATCGAGCCCCTCTCGCCTCTGTACGCGCACCGGGGTTACCGGGGTGCGTACAGAGCAGGATACGGGTGTGTCGGAGGTGTGATGAGCGCGGGTCGCGGAAGTGCGAAACTGACCGCATGCGACAGGTGAGGACCGAGTTCGTCGGGGGACCGTGGGACGGCCGGGTACGGCCGGTCGCGGTGAACCTCGCCGAGCGGGTTCCGGCGGAGTACCTGGTCGAGCTGCCCGCCCCGGAGGGCGGGCCGGTCCGGGTGGTCGTCTACCGCCGCGAGGCCTCGCACGGGCCCGACGGCCGGCGGCGCTGGCGCTACGTCTTCGTGAGCGACTGACCGCGGCTGCGGCTGCGCTCAGCTGCTGACCATCTGGGTCAGCTGCCCGGCCGAGGGGACGTTGTCGGTGACGGTCGCCCCGTTCGCCGCGCCGGCGCTCTTGATGCTGTTGATCACGTTGTTGCCCTGGTTGAAGTCGGCGTCGGTCGCGGTGCCGCCGCGCACCTTGCTCGCCAGCCCCTTGAGGCTCGCCACGCTCGCCGACAGCGCGCCCGTCGCCTTGGACAGGGTCGGGTCGCCCTTGGCGTCGGTCAGTGCGGCCGAGAGCCGGTTGTAGGTGAACGCCCCGGCCAGACCGCCCTTGACCAGCGCGAGCGTCCGGCCCTTGGCGCCGCTCTTGAACGTCCCCGCCTTGAAGGGCTTGTAGAGCCACTGGTAGAAGGCGCCGGCCGCGAGGCTCGCATTGGCCACGAACTTGGTCTTGGCGAAC
The Streptacidiphilus albus JL83 genome window above contains:
- the map gene encoding type I methionyl aminopeptidase — protein: MAPLVPGTLSPTRSVPARIPRPEYVGRKAPSPYTGPEVQSAETIEKMRIAGRIAARAMDAAAAAIAPGVTTDELDRIAHEYMCDHDAYPSDLGYRGFPKSICTSVNEVICHGIPDSTVLQDGDIVNLDVTAFIHGVHGDLNATYLVGDVDEESKLLVERTREATRRGIAAVRPGRQINVIGRVIESYAKRFGYGVVRDFTGHGINTSFHSGLIVPHYDSPHATTVIKPGMTFTIEPMLTLGTYQHDIWADGWTVVTKDRKRTAQFEHTMVVTETGTEILTLP
- a CDS encoding bifunctional DNA primase/polymerase produces the protein MESAGRLSNWWRRRSGTDAETVATADAEQRASRLEGLLAVTRAGFPVAPAAHPVDYRCSCDRMGCPAPAQHPLSFAWQSMATVDAEQVARWLSRDPLANAVTATGRAHDVLDVPAEAGRLALERMDELGVVPGPVAAVGEDRYLFFTTTRSSLDEDEWWTSELDTDPENLTEHPGIRWHTRGSYVLVPPSRLTDGSSVTWVRGPEQQLPDPLRVLDLLADACTAVGAVSVGEHWFIG